AAGTCAGATCCTGAAAAGGATTTAATTTGAGCCCAAGATTTACCGCAGTTGGAAGTTGCGTAAATTTTCAAGGTTTCTGAATAGTCAGAAGCTAGGTTGCCGAATGAATATTTAAATTTCAATTTAATGCTGGTAGTGTAGGAAAGGTCAAATGCAGGTGAAATTAGTTCATCGTAATCACCTTCTTGACTTTCCCAATTGTTGAAATATACAGCACCTTTAGGTTCTCCGTAACCACCTAGGTAAGAGAAGTTCCATTTGTGTTCGTTGTTGAATTTGTCTGGCATTGACCAGTAGTAAATATCTTCAAAAGCGGTAAAGCTTTCAGAGAATGGGGCATAGTGCTCAGACCAATCGCCACGAACATCAATGATTTGATTCCAGGTTTTGGAAGTTGAACCGTTTTCGTTGGTTACAGTTAGGGTTGCATTGTATAAACCAGGAGCGTTGAATACAAAAGTTGGGTTGGCTTCGGTAGAGGTTGAAGGAGTAGCACCCGGAACGCTCCATTCGCGAGAAACCACTTCAGCGCGTTGAGAAACATCGTGGAATTTAATGGACTCTCCAACGCAGGCAAAGCTACGTTCAGAGTAAAAGTCTGCAAAGGGTGAACAAGCCGGAGGGTAAACATAAGGATCAGCAATACCGGTTGCATCCATATTGGCATCGGACCATAAGTTGGAACGACCGGAAACGGAAGAACTTAAGGCAATATTCATACGATCGCATTGTCCTTTTGAAAACATAAAGGAGCAATAGGAATAATCCATAAAGTTTTGATAGTTTTCTACAATGGTATCATTGCAAATTGCGGCACTGGAAGCTTGTGGACAAAAATTCCATCCTTTGGTGTCAGGAGTGTCATCAACATCATCATCGCCACATTCAATGCCGGGATTGTTATTGTCTCCCCAAGGGTGTTTTAGGTTTAACCAGTGTCCAATTTCATGGGTAAGTGCACGGTCGCGACCCGGACCGCCGGTTCCAATACTACCAATATAATCTGAAAGGATAATTACCCCGTCTTTGCTGGAAAATACTCCTGCAGTGTTGGTGGTGGAAGGATAATAAGCATAACCTGCAACACCATCCATCATGGATCTTACAACCCACACATTTAAATACCTGTCACGTGGCCAAGGATTTAATTTGGCAGCATCGTTACCTACATTGGTTAAGAAAGAATAGGTATGTTCAATACCATTGGTGCAATTCCCTAAGGCATCTTTGGTAGCCAAGCGAAATTGAATATTAGCTTTCCCAATAAGTGGTCTGAATTCCGGAATCACAACGGTAGTATCCGAATTCAATTTCATAAAGTCCTCATTTAAAATGCGAACTTGGTCAACTACTTGCTCGTCTGAAATGTTCTCATCACCTCCATCTAATGAATAATTGTGAACGATATGAAAAACAATCGGAATAATCCTTGGTGATACTGAATCCCAAACTGCAGCATTTTTGTGATGTGCATGCTCTTTAGAAAGTTTATCCAATTCCAATCTGGAAGCTTCCGTTTCAGGATGAGCCAAAATTGCTTTTCTGTTGGCTTCGGATGAACCACAAAAATTAGTGTTTTGTGCCATTGCCATCCAAGGTGCAAGTGCAGCTAAAAAAGGGAGGAGAAGTTTTTTCATGCAAAAAAATCTAAAAGGTTATTTTGGTTCTAAAATCCAAAATGAGGCGGCAAATATAAGTTACCAATGAATCCATTTTACATAGGTCACCTCATTGAATTTTCAACAAGCAAATTTACCGATCCCTCAACCTTTTTTTGAACACATTTCATCAAAAATTTCATTTCTAACTGTTTATCCGTGCTAGTACGGATAACAAAATACCCGACAACGCGGATGAAGCCAAGGCCTTGCTGCATCGACCTTTGAAGCATAAATCTTAGGTCAAATGAAAAATAATTTTTCTTTCGGTTCAATCTCCGGAACCTCCCTTTAAAAACCTTAGTTTGGATGTTGGATAACATTAACAAGCAGTAAAAAATGTCCTAATCCGAACAATTTGGCAGACTTTTAACGGGTGAAGGTTTTCCTTTGCCCGTTTTATTGTTTACTACTTATCTTTGCACAATGCCTGAACAAGCCTTTATTGAGCGATTTCTCCGCTTTTGCATTATCGGATTTATCGGTTTCGCCATTGATTTTGGAACTACCTGGGTAGGTAAGGAGAAACTTAGAATGAACAAGTATCTCTCTAATTCTCTTGGATTTGTGCTTGCATCTACGATCAATTTTTTTTTGAATCGAATGTTTACTTTCCAAAATAACAATCCTGAAATTCTTATTCAGTTTTTCAAATTTGCCATGGTAGCCGTGGTTGGTTTGGGGCTCAATAATTTATTTGTTTTCCTGTTTACCGATAAAGTTAAACTTAATTTTTATGTGGCTAAAATTGGGGCAGTAGGTATTGTGTTGTTTTGGAATTTCGGTGCCAACAACTTCTTTACCTTTTCCTGAAATGCTACTTTTTTAGCTTAGGATTGTTAGGGTAATTGGAAAAGCAATCTAAAAATCCTTCCATTACCATACAAATAACCAAATTGGGGTGTTCCTTTTGCAAGATGGCTAAATCTAGTCCATGTTCCCAGGAGTCGAAAATATATGTTGACCTGCTAAAACTGCCCCCTAAAAGGTCCATTAGTAAATCATTGGTAAAGCTTTCTCGAAAAACTAATAAGCCTGGCAAACTGCTGTCCTTGCTTTGCCGAACTTCTTCGTAAGTCCAACAATAGGGAAAATTAGTCGGACAAGGGTAATTCTCCTTGGGCCTTTCTTGAAGGTAGTTTTCTTTTTTGGGAAAAATATACCTGGCATTTTCCACAAAATCCTTTTCCATATTAATCATACGGGTAATGTTTCCGGCCGGGTAAATTGAATCTCCAAGTTTGCAATCTGCTAATTCGATAACTGGCAAGTGGTAACCTTTTTTATTTAAACTGTCTAATAAAATCCGATATGCCAAATAGGTTCCTTCGTTGTTCCAATGGTTATCAGTTTTGTAAAACAGTAATCCTTGTTTTTTTCTTTCCTCCAAAGCAGGTCTTATATCAATTATTTGGCATTTGATATTTGGTTTAATTTCTTTCAAAAAATGGGATGTAAAGGAACCGTTTTTAGCGGGTTTAATATAAGAAGGTAGGTACTCCGGATAGAGTTGAGGTTTGGAAGGTAGAATCACTACCATAAATTCAGCACCATGTGCCCGACAGGTATCGTATCGCCAGTTTAGCTCCGAAATGCTTCTTTCTGCTATTCTTTTGGTAAGTTGAAGCTTGCCGGTATAATTGTTTATTTCATTGTTCATGAGGTAAAACCAACCTTCTTTTCCTAATCCCACTAGTTTGGGTTTAGGCGAATAATTAAATACCTGAATAAACAATTGGTTGTAGGCTGAAACTAAACTGTTTCTAAATACAAAATGATCGTTGAACCATCGGTCGAAAGCTTCGGGAAATGGATCCAATTCTTTGGAATCTAGCTTAGGTAGTTCAGCCAGAGCTTTGTTTTCTGAACTGGGTTTGGGATCTTTTATTCCTAAAATGAGAACCAATGCAGGCAGGCCTAACATGAACAGAAAGGCAATAATTTGACTGACATTATGGATTGATTTTCTCAAAATCGGAAATAAATAAAAGGGTTGTAGGTATCGGAAATAAGGAATAAGGTTGAAAATCCAAGAACAAAAACAATGGAAATCACCGATAAACCGGCATATACATATTCATAAACTGTTTGCTTCTCGGCGGCATGTTGAATGGTGCGACCCACTTTTTCTAATAAACCGGAACTACCTGCAATAGCAACCACCAAGGCTACTAAAAAACCACGGTGCATAAATTGCTCTATTAATGCAGTGTTGCTATTCCAGTTTCCCAATCCCAGCATGTTTGTAAGTATGGTGCCGGCTTGAGTAAAGGTATCTGCTCTAAAAAACACCCAAGCAATTATTACCACCACCAAGGTGTAGATGCGAGCTAAAACCGGAAATTTCTCCAAGCCTTTAGTCCAACCCAATCGTTCTAGTACCAGAAAAAATCCATGGAACATTCCCCAAAAAATAAAGGTCCAATTGGCGCCATGCCACAAACCGGTGAGGAAGAACACTAGTAGCAGGTTTCGGTAGGTTTGAAATTCGCTTCCTCTATTTCCGCCCAAGGGAATGTAGACGTAATCTCTAAAAAAATTACTCAAAGAAATATGCCACCTTCTCCAAAAGTCTTGAATGGATTTGGCGAGGTAAGGATAGTTGAAGTTTTCAAGGAATTCGAATCCAAACATTCTACCCAATCCAATAGCCATGTCACTATAGCCGGAAAAGTCGCAATAAATATGCAAGGAATAGCAGATTGCACCGAACCAGGCTACGCCAAAATCCAATTCGGAGGCAGGAAGGCTGAAAATCTCGTCAGCCGGGAAGGCAAACATATTGGAGAGCAAAACCTTTTTACCCAGACCAACAACGAATCGTCTAATGCCGGAAGCAAACTTGGGTATATTCATAACCCGGTTGGTCAGTTGGTCTGCTACATCGTGGTATCGAATAATGGGACCTGCAACCAATTGCGGAAACAAACTGATATAAAGAGCCAGTTTCCCAAAATTGGTTTGAACCTGAGCTTTTCCCCTGTATATATCCACAACATAACTCAAGGCATGAAAGGTGAAA
Above is a window of Bacteroidia bacterium DNA encoding:
- a CDS encoding PKD domain-containing protein gives rise to the protein MKKLLLPFLAALAPWMAMAQNTNFCGSSEANRKAILAHPETEASRLELDKLSKEHAHHKNAAVWDSVSPRIIPIVFHIVHNYSLDGGDENISDEQVVDQVRILNEDFMKLNSDTTVVIPEFRPLIGKANIQFRLATKDALGNCTNGIEHTYSFLTNVGNDAAKLNPWPRDRYLNVWVVRSMMDGVAGYAYYPSTTNTAGVFSSKDGVIILSDYIGSIGTGGPGRDRALTHEIGHWLNLKHPWGDNNNPGIECGDDDVDDTPDTKGWNFCPQASSAAICNDTIVENYQNFMDYSYCSFMFSKGQCDRMNIALSSSVSGRSNLWSDANMDATGIADPYVYPPACSPFADFYSERSFACVGESIKFHDVSQRAEVVSREWSVPGATPSTSTEANPTFVFNAPGLYNATLTVTNENGSTSKTWNQIIDVRGDWSEHYAPFSESFTAFEDIYYWSMPDKFNNEHKWNFSYLGGYGEPKGAVYFNNWESQEGDYDELISPAFDLSYTTSIKLKFKYSFGNLASDYSETLKIYATSNCGKSWAQIKSFSGSDLANAGVYSSAYYANDDRFWTEEVVNVTSSFKKPNVRFK
- a CDS encoding GtrA family protein, which encodes MPEQAFIERFLRFCIIGFIGFAIDFGTTWVGKEKLRMNKYLSNSLGFVLASTINFFLNRMFTFQNNNPEILIQFFKFAMVAVVGLGLNNLFVFLFTDKVKLNFYVAKIGAVGIVLFWNFGANNFFTFS
- a CDS encoding MBOAT family protein, with product MLFSSLVFLYAFLPLTLFLVVWLNNQWRNYILLLFSLLFYAWGGVSYSLVMLASIALNYTMGIWVSKVKNQAKTAKYVLGLTVCINLLGLGFFKYSGFVVENFNGIITWMGIKPFPIPDIKLPIGISFFTFHALSYVVDIYRGKAQVQTNFGKLALYISLFPQLVAGPIIRYHDVADQLTNRVMNIPKFASGIRRFVVGLGKKVLLSNMFAFPADEIFSLPASELDFGVAWFGAICYSLHIYCDFSGYSDMAIGLGRMFGFEFLENFNYPYLAKSIQDFWRRWHISLSNFFRDYVYIPLGGNRGSEFQTYRNLLLVFFLTGLWHGANWTFIFWGMFHGFFLVLERLGWTKGLEKFPVLARIYTLVVVIIAWVFFRADTFTQAGTILTNMLGLGNWNSNTALIEQFMHRGFLVALVVAIAGSSGLLEKVGRTIQHAAEKQTVYEYVYAGLSVISIVFVLGFSTLFLISDTYNPFIYFRF